The Bacillota bacterium genomic interval GCCCTCAAACCTGAAGACGTACCGGTTCTGGAGCAGCAGTACGAACTGCTGACAGAGGCATATCTTCAGGCCCATCGCGAGGGCCGTCCCTTTGACTTCTTCCATTTCAACCTTAATCTCGATGCCAGTCCCTGTCTTGCCAAGCGAGTGGCAGCCTGTGGGGCGGGACATGAATATTTGGCGGTGACGCCTCAGGGAGATATCTACCCCTGTCATCAGTTTGTGGGGCGGGATGAGTACCGGTTGGGGCATGTGTCCCAGGGAATAGTGCGCTCGGAGTTGGTGAGGCAATTTAAGGCGACTAACGTCTTTACCAAGGAAGAGTGTGAATCCTGTTGGGCCCAGCTCTTCTGCAGTGGTGGGTGCCATGCCAATAATGAAAAACTTGCCGGTAACATCAGTACACCCGATGAGATTGGCTGTCGTCTGATGCGAAAGCGGCTAGAGTGCGCGATTGTGGTGCAGGCGGAGTTGGCCAGTTCCACCACCGAAGGCTAAGGCTCTTGGCAGGAAAGACCTGGCTCTAGGCGAACCCCTGAGTAAAAACCTAGGGCTAGGAGGCGATTTGGTGGTAGATAAGCACTTGGCAAGGATGATCGTTGACAAGGACTTTGTAATCGGTCCCGTCGATCCCCGCTTGTACGGTGCCTTCATCGAGCATCTGGGCCGAGCAGTATATGGTGGGATTTATGATCCCGATCATCCCCAGGCCGATGAGCAGGGATGGCGCCGTGACGTTTTGGAACTAGTGAGAAGGTTACAGGTACCCGTTGTGCGCTATCCAGGAGGAAACTTTGTCTCTGGTTACAATTGGGAAGACGGCATTGGCCCCAAGGAGCAGCGTCCCCGCCGCTTGGAGTTGGCCTGGCGGACCATTGAAACCAACCAAGTGGGAGTCAATGAGTTTTGTGATTGGGCCAAGAGGGCCAATACCGAAGTAATGATGGCAGTGAACCTGGGTACCCGGGGAGTGGATGCCGCCCGCAATCTCGTGGAGTACTGTAACCATCCCCAGGGGACCTATTGGAGCGATCTGCGTCGGTCCCACGGTTACGAGGCTCCCCATAACATCAAACTGTGGTGCTTGGGTAACGAAATGGATGGACCATGGCAGATTGGACACAAGACCGCCGATGAGTACGGCCGCTTAGCCCAGGAAACCGCGAAGGTAATGAAGTGGGTTGACCCGGAGATTGAGCTGGTGGTCTGCGGCAGCTCCAATCGGGCGATGGCAACCTTTGCTGAGTGGGAAGCCACGGTCCTGGAGCATACCTACGATGAGGTAGATTACATTTCCCTGCATACCTACTACGGTAATCGGGACGATGATACCCCCAACTTCCTGGCTAGAAGCCTGGACATGGATGATTTCATCAAGTCGGTAATCGCCATTTGCGATTATGTCAAGGCGAAGAAGCGCAGCAAGAAAGTGATGCATCTGTCCTTTGACGAGTGGAATGTCTGGTACCACTCCAATGACCAGGATCGGGAAATTGAGCCCTGGTCCATAGCTCCGCCACAGCTGTGGGATATCTACAACATGGAAGATGCCCTCGTGGTGGGGTGCATGTTGATCACTTTGCTGCGACATGCCCATCGCGTAAAGATCGCCTGTCTGGCGCAGCTGGTCAATGTAATTGCTCCCATCATCGCCGAGGAGAATGGCCCGGCCTGGTGTCAGACGATTTACTATCCCTTCATGCACGCATCCTTGTACGGTCGGGGAGTGGTCCTCAATCCCATCGTCGACTGTGCCCGGTACGACAGTAAGGACTTCTGCGATGTTCCTTACCTGGAATCCATCGCTGTCCATGACGAATCTACATCCGCGTTGACCATCTTTGCTGTTAACCGCCACCTGGAGTCCCAGCTGCAGCTGCAAGCTGACATTCGGGGATTTGAAGGATATGAAGTTGTGGAGCATATTACCATGGCCCATGGTGATTTGAAGGCCGTCAACTCCGCGACCAATCCCAGGGAAGTGGCACCGACAACACAGGCCGGGGCTAAGGTAGTGGAGGGTCAGGTCCAGGCTGTACTTCCCAAGGCTTCTTGGAATGTGATTCGGTTGGCAAAGATTTCGCAGTAGAGAAAATAGGGCTGTTGCCGAAGAAACTCCCTTCAGCAACAGCCCTGCTTAATCTATCTTCCAGGGGAAATTAGTAGTCCATCGGTGGGGTTTCCACCGGTTTCTTTTTCTCTGGGATATCGGAGACCAGAGCTTCGGTGGTTAACATCATCCCGGCGATGCTGCCGGCATTTTGCAGTGCAGTTCTGGTCACCTTGGCTGGATCCATGATTCCCGCCTGGATCATGTCGGTGAACTCTTCCTTCATCACGTCAAAACCGATCCCGGGCCCTTTAGCCTTAACCTGTTCCACAATAATGGAGCCTTCAAAGCCGGCGTTGTTGGCGATTTGGCGCAGGGGTTCGCTCAAGGCAGCACGGACGATCTGCACTCCGATGGCCATGTCGCCTTCTAGGTCGAGTTTGTCTAGTTCGGGGATGACATTGACCAGGGCAGTACCGCCGCCGGGGACAATGCCTTCCTCGACTGCGGCTCTAGTGGCGTGGACAGAGTCTTCAATTCGATCCCGTTTTTCCTTCAATTCCGTCTCCGTGGCAGCACCAACGGAAATTACCGCCACCCCGCCGCTGAGCTTAGCCAATCGCTCCTGGAGTTTTTCCCGGTCATAATCGGAATCGGTGGTTTCGATTTCCCGCTTGAGGGATTCAATGCGTCCTTTGATTTGGTTGGCATCGCCTTTGCCTTCGATGATGGTGGTCTCATCCTTGCTCACCCGGACCAACCGAGCGGATCCCAGCATATCCAAGGTAACGTTCTCCAGCTTGATGCCAAGGTCCTCGGATACGAACTGAGCGCCGGTGAGGGTGGCAATATCCTCCATCATTGCCTTTCTGCGGTCACCAAAGCCCGGTGCCTTGACGGCACAGACGCTTAAGGTGCCGCGAATCTTGTTGACCACTAGGGTGGCCAG includes:
- a CDS encoding alpha-N-arabinofuranosidase, producing the protein MIVDKDFVIGPVDPRLYGAFIEHLGRAVYGGIYDPDHPQADEQGWRRDVLELVRRLQVPVVRYPGGNFVSGYNWEDGIGPKEQRPRRLELAWRTIETNQVGVNEFCDWAKRANTEVMMAVNLGTRGVDAARNLVEYCNHPQGTYWSDLRRSHGYEAPHNIKLWCLGNEMDGPWQIGHKTADEYGRLAQETAKVMKWVDPEIELVVCGSSNRAMATFAEWEATVLEHTYDEVDYISLHTYYGNRDDDTPNFLARSLDMDDFIKSVIAICDYVKAKKRSKKVMHLSFDEWNVWYHSNDQDREIEPWSIAPPQLWDIYNMEDALVVGCMLITLLRHAHRVKIACLAQLVNVIAPIIAEENGPAWCQTIYYPFMHASLYGRGVVLNPIVDCARYDSKDFCDVPYLESIAVHDESTSALTIFAVNRHLESQLQLQADIRGFEGYEVVEHITMAHGDLKAVNSATNPREVAPTTQAGAKVVEGQVQAVLPKASWNVIRLAKISQ
- the groL gene encoding chaperonin GroEL (60 kDa chaperone family; promotes refolding of misfolded polypeptides especially under stressful conditions; forms two stacked rings of heptamers to form a barrel-shaped 14mer; ends can be capped by GroES; misfolded proteins enter the barrel where they are refolded when GroES binds), which produces MAKQITFNEDARRALERGINAVADAVKVTLGPKGRNVVIGRDFGSPIVTKDGVTVAREIELKDPYENMGAQLIREVATKTNDVAGDGTTTATVLAQAIFAAGMKNVAAGANPMLIRRGIDQAIAAAVEGIEKMAIPVEGRQHIAHVAAISGNDPEIGELVAEAMEKVGQDGVITVEESQGIGTTVEGVEGMAFDQGYISPYFVTNSETMEATLEEPYILVHEKKITAVADLLPVLEAVLQAGRPLLIICEDVETEALATLVVNKIRGTLSVCAVKAPGFGDRRKAMMEDIATLTGAQFVSEDLGIKLENVTLDMLGSARLVRVSKDETTIIEGKGDANQIKGRIESLKREIETTDSDYDREKLQERLAKLSGGVAVISVGAATETELKEKRDRIEDSVHATRAAVEEGIVPGGGTALVNVIPELDKLDLEGDMAIGVQIVRAALSEPLRQIANNAGFEGSIIVEQVKAKGPGIGFDVMKEEFTDMIQAGIMDPAKVTRTALQNAGSIAGMMLTTEALVSDIPEKKKPVETPPMDY